One Candidatus Nitrososphaera evergladensis SR1 genomic window, TCTACGCACGGCGCATTTGGCGCGTTTGCGCTTGGCATCGGGACAAGCGAGGTCGAGCACGTGCTTGCCACGCAGACGATGTGGATGGACAAGCCCAAGACCTTTGCAGTCAATTTTGAAGGCAGGCGAAAGAACAAGCACGCCGTGACTGCAAAAGACATGGTGCTCTACCTCATACGGACAATCGGCACCGCTGGCGGCACCGGCTCCGTTCTTGAATACCGGGGCGACGCAATATCGGAACTTTCCATGGAAAACAGGATGACGATATGCAACATGTCAATCGAAGGCGGCGCGCGGGCTGGCCTTGTCGCGCCCGACGAAACGACTTTTGACTACGTAAGGGACAGGCGCTATGCGCCAAAGGGCGAGCAGTACGAGCGCGCAGTGGAATACTGGAAGGAGTTGCGAACAGACGAGAACGCAAAATTCGATAGATCTATTACAATAGACACTGCCTCGCTTGCGCCGCAGGTCAGCTGGGGCACAAACCCCGGGATGGTGTTGAGCGTGAACGAAAGCGTGCCCTCTCCAGACGAGTTTGCCAAGGGAAACGAAAACGAGCGCAAGGCGGCCGTCCGCGCGCTGGAGTACATGGCACTTGTTCCCGGAACGCCGGTGACCGACATCAAGCTTGACCGCGTCTTTGTCGGCTCGTGCACCAACTCGCGCCTTGAGGACCTCGTCGAAGCGTCCGTCGTGGTCAAGGGCCGCAAGGTATCGCCAAGCGTGAGGGCGATGGTGGTGCCCGGCTCGCAGCAGGTAAAGGCATCGGCAGAGAAGCTCGGCCTTGACAGAATATTCAAGGATGCCGGCTTTGAGTGGCGCGAGTCAGGATGCAGCATGTGCCTTGGGATGAACCCCGACATCCTTGCACCCGGCGAGCGCTGCGCAAGCACCTCAAACCGCAACTTTGAGGGCAGGCAGGGGGCAGGAGGACGGACGCACCTTGTAAGCCCAGTGATGGCCGCAGCGGCTGCAATTGCAGGTCATTTCGTAGATGTCAGGGAGTGGCTATAGCAGCATGGAACCATTTACCGTATTGAAGAGCAAGGCGACGCCCCTTGACAGGGTAAACGTCGACACCGACCAGATAGTGCCAAAGCAGTTCTTGAAGCTTGTAAGCCGCTCGGGGTTTGGCCAGTACCTCTTTTACGACTGGCGATTCGACGCAGAAGGCAGGCCCCGGCCGGATTTCGTGCTAAACGACCCCAAGTACAAGGGAAGGCAGATACTGCTTGCCCGTGACAATTTTGGCAGCGGCAGTTCACGCGAGCACGCTGCATGGGCTATACTTGACTATGGCTTTAGGGCAGTGGTAGCGCCGTCTTTTGCAGACATTTTCTACAACAACTGCTTCAAAAACGGCGTCCTGCCGGTCAGGCTTGCAGCGCAAGAGGTCGACTACCTCTTTCAGGACGACGGCTTGGAAATAGAAATAGACCTTGCCAAGCAGACGGTGAGGGCAGGCCAAAAGGAGATGCACTTTGAAATAGATGACTTCCGAAAGAAACTCTTGCTTGAAGGCCTTGACAGCATCGGCCTTACGCTCAAGCTTGACAGCGAGATATCAAAGTACGAGCGGCAAAGGCAGACTTTTGCGCCTTCTCTCTGACAAGATTTTTATCTAAACTCCTCCAGAACTGCAGCGTACAAATGGCCGGCATAGTCGCCATCTACAACCACGGCACGGAGCCAAGGCAGGCCGTGGTCTATTACCTTGCGCACGCCATGCGCATGCTGCAGCACCGCGGCAAGGCGTACTGGCGTATGATGGTCGGAAGCGGGTCTGCCGGCGCAGAAGGCTCGCTTCCTGCAGACGACGCGATACTAAAGGTGGCGCACAGGGAAAAGCTGGCCGGCGTATGCGGCATCGGCTATTTGCTAAAGAGGTCGCCTCCCTTTGCAAGCATGCAGTCTGCCCAGGTGGCGTTTGACGGGTTTTTCGTGGACACTGAAAAACTGCATCTGCATCCATACATCGGGCCGGCAAAGCACTCTGACTCGCTCTTCAAGATCTACCATATCTTTGTGACGCTCTTGAAAAAAGACCCTGACAGGGCAGTCGAGTTCCTCGACAGGCACCTGCGCGGAAACCTGCTGGTAAAACTTGAAGATGAGGTGTACGCGTACCGGGACAGCACCGGCTTTAAGCCCCTTGTCACGGCGTCGCGAAAGGACAGGACGCTAAACATTGTCGCCTCTGAGAACTCGCTCCGGGCGTCGCTTATCGACATGGAGTTTTCCGAGATAAAGCCCGGCCAGCTGCTAAAGCTGAGCAAGCGCGCAGGCCTTGAGGTTATTGCCACAAGCCACGACTCGAAACTCATGATGGACCCGTTTGAGTTTATACGCGAGTCAAACGTGGTGGCAACCCTTGGCGGCAAGAGCATCTACGAGATACGAAAGAGCATCGGAAAAGAGCAGGCCAACATGCTCTCGCTTGACCTGAAGGTGGCAGACCTTGACTCCGCTTATGCGGAGCCTGACTATACCCGCCCGATGGCGCTTGGCTTTGGCCTTGCGTACAGGAAGCACTTTCCGCCCTTTGACATTGCAGAGGGCGTCATAAAAGACAGGTACGACGACTCGGACAACATGATTGACTTTTCAGAGCAGGACAGCAAGAACAAGCTGCTCACGACGGGCAGGTCGCTCAAGTTCGTGATGCAGCCGCTGGTCAAGGGCAAGAACATTGCGACCGTGCAGGGCACGATACAGACAAGCGCCACTGCCCGGGAAACCATCTACTATTTGAAAAATGCCGGCGCAAGGAGGATAGACGTTGTCGTTAGTTACGTGCCGACCGTGGACGGCAGGCAGGTTGGCCTGTACACGCACAACCGCGACCTTGTGGCCAACAAGTACGTAGGCGAAGTGTCATCGATAAACGAGTTGAACCAGAACATCGCAAAGGAGCTTGGCGCAGACTCTGTCTATTACAATTCGCCATCAGTCCTTGCAAAGGGCATCGGCGTGCCGGAGCACAACCTATGGTTCCCAGAGTGGGTCAGGTTCCTCGACTACAAATGACGATAACAAAAAGCGACGTCGAGCCGGGCCGGATAAGGGGCCCGCCTGCAAAATCAAAGGTCCTGATGTCAGACATGGCGATGCAGAATCAGGGCTTTGTAATTACAAAGGTAGAGATGTGCCAGTACGTCGAGCGCACAGACGAAAAGCTGGGCGACTACTCTCTCTTGATCGCAATCGTCCATACTGACAGGGGCACGGTGGAGATGAAGTACGACGAGGGCTTTCGCGGGCCGGACGCGTTTGACTCTGCCGTCACGATGCTCCTGCAGTACGTCGGCCTGTCCGCCCTTATCAACCGCGCCCTGATTGCGCTTTCAGAGTAGCTTTTCTTCTGCCTCCGACAGGCTGCTGACGCGGATGGGCCAGTCAAAGTCGCGGTTCCACGGCTGGTTGAACAGTATCGCCGATTTTGGCTTGACGACATCGATTATGTTCTTTGGCGCGTCGTCGATGAGCACGTCAAACGGGTAGTTTGCCTTCGGGACTGCGTCGTAGATGAACAACAGGTCGTCGGCAAATACCTTGTGCATGTCCAGCCACTTTGCCACGTACGCCACCGTCGGCCTCTCCCTTTTCGTGATTATCGATATCCTGTAGCCTTTGCGGTGGATGCGCTTGGTGACGGCGCCGATGCCCGGCTCTGTCGGCGGGATCTCGCGCCAGCGACTCTTCCAGACGTGGCTGAAATATTTGTAGACGTCTTCAGGGGTTATCGGCAGGACCGTTGGTATGTCCCATCTTATGATGTCCTGCTTGGTTATCTTGGCGTTTCTGCGCATGTTGTACTCGTCTGCCCAGACGAGCATCACGTCTGCAAGCACCGAGTCGACGTCAATTGCGACCGTCTTGACTGCGCGTGAAAAAGTGTTATTGTCGCCGGACATGATGGAAACGCAGCCGAGTTATCCCATTGCTTATTTATAGAAATGCCAGCTGCATGCGCACATACATATGCTGCTTTTTATAACTCTCTGTATCATTTCTATATATGAATCCGCAGGCGGTGCTGTTGAAATGCGCGTGGGAGGCACTTTCAACGCTTGGCGAGCCGACAATGCAGTCGATCGTGTGGCACCTAAGCAACGCCGGCGTGGAGATGGTTCCTGAGACATTTGACATACGCAAGTTCTATCCAGCCCTTGCAGACATGATAGGTGACAGCGGGGCAGACATCATCATGGAGATTGCCGCCCGCTCGATGGTCCTTGAGCTCCAGCTGGACGTACCCACTGACCCGCGCGATCCTGCCCTTGAAAAGGTGTTAAAGGTGCTTGAAGTCGCGCAAAAGGTGGCGCACTAGTTGCACGGGCGGGGCGCTTTTGACCCTGCGTCTGTGCGCAGGCGGCTTGCGGGGACCATCGCGCTGGCGACTGTCGTCGCGACCTTGCTCATAGTGTTTTCAGGCGACGACTTGCGGCCATTTTTCACAAACTGGACCATAAACATCGCCGCAGGCGCGGCCCTTGGCATGGCGCTTGTCGCATCATTCCGGCAGGGCGCAGGCGGCCTGTACGGCAAGACCACTGCCGCATTTGCCTTCGGGCTGGCGCTTTGGTTTGCCGCAGAGCTTTTGTGGACGTACTATCAGCTTGGCGCAGGGATAGAAGTGCCCTACCCGTCGCCTGCCGACGCGCTGTGGATGGCTGGCTACGGGCCGATGGCCTACCACCTGCTCAAGACGTACCGGTTCTTTTCTGCAGGCAAGAAAACGCTTGCCTTGGTGGTGGCCGTCACGTCTGCGTTTGTGGCGTACACCTGCATGGCAGTAGTCGGTGCGTCCGTGCAAGTAGGAGGAGGGGGCGAGGAGCCGCTTGCACTTGCGTTAAGTCTTGCGTACGTGGTGCTTGACGGGCTGCTGCTTGCCCCTGCCGTCATGCTCCTTGCAAACTTTCGCCGCGGCAAGCTCACTTCTACTCCGTGGGCTTTTCTCTCTGCGTCACTTGCAATATTTGCGGTCGCTGACGTGGGCTTTGCGTATTATACTGCCTCCGGCCTTGACGGCCTGATATGGCACTGGGATCCCCTGTACAATGCAAGCTACATCATCATGGCCGCGACGCTTTTCTGGCACAACAGGTTTTTCATATTCGACAAGGGCCGGGCAAAAAAGATCTGGCAGCAGGATAACCTGTAAAGAGAAAGAGAGAGCAACAGTAATTGACAGTCATAGCTGCTGCCGGCAGGACACCCTGGATTACGGACCCATATTTCTTTTTATGAGATCCAAGAACTGGGCCAGGTTAAATGGCTTTGTTATTATTTCGCTGACTCTTAATTGGCTTTTGGCAGAATCTATCTCTTCCTTGGAAGGATCAAATGCCGACATTACAACGATATTTACTGCCGAGTTAAGCTGCCTGATGCCGTGAATAAAATCAAGACCGGACATTTGCGGCATGCGAAAGTCCGAGATTATCAGGTCGTATTTTGTAGGGTTAGTCTGGAACCACTCGAGAGCTTTTTTTGGATTTGTAAATGAATCCACGATTATGTTTAACTCTTGGAGCATCTGCTCGATGACCGTCAGGATGTCCTTCTCGTCGTCAACTATCAAAATACTCTTGGTGCCTGATTGCTCCATGTTGAAAAACGACCCCCATGATTATACCATACATTCCCGTGCTTCTTGGTATTAAACATCCATCCTTGTCTCTTCCCGTATTTGGAAAAACTCTACATAAAAAGTTCTTTCTTCACGCGTATCTGCTTGCGCCTATGGTTTGTGTATGGGCAAAGTAAAGGCAAAAGTCGCTCCTTTTTCATCATTAGAGCTGTTGTTGTTCTCCGCCCATATCCTTCCACCGTGAGCTTCGACGATGTTTTTTGCAATGAAAAGGCCAAGGCCCGTGCCTCCCCTTTCCCTGTCGGCTGAAAACTTGGTAAACAGCCTTGGAAGCACCTCTGCGCTTATCCCTGCTCCGCAGTCTTTGACTGATATAACAACTGCCATGCCATCATCATCGTCGCTATCCTTTCTGTCCGTCATAATTGTAATGACATCGCCTTCGGCTGAAAACTTGATTGCGTTTCTAATCAGATTAGAAATGACTTCAAACATTCGCAGTTTGTCGGCCTTGACAAGCAGCGGGATAGGATTTCCTGATTCATCCGATAATGGCTTGAATTGTATGTCTATGCTTTGACCTTGAGGAATCCAACTTTTGGCATCTGCAATCATGTTTTTCATCTTCTCATTGATGTCCATCACTTCCATATCCATCCTGAGCGTGCCTGCTTCAATCCTCGTGGCGTCCAGGATTTCAGAAGACAGCTTTTGAAGCCGCCTGGCGTTTCTGTCCATTATTGCCAGCTGCGTGGTTGTAAGTTCTACGTTGGCCGCATTGCCATTGGCAAATCTGCCTTTTAGCAGCTCGATTACTGCCAGAATTGGCTGGACAGGCGTCCTTAGTTCGTGCGCGGCAATGTTGATAAACTCGCGCTGCAACCTGTCTGATTCCTGCAATTTTGCAACAAGGCGAGTTTCGAGCCAGAGGCTCTCAAATATCCTGGCATAAGAAAGGACGATGGATCTGCTGGTTGAAAAAACAGACGTTCCAACGGCATCAGCAAAGCTTTCTTTCTCGTCATCTTTTAGCTCAATAACCAGCGATGTCCTATTGTCAATGATTACAACAGTCATTCTTGGAGCGCCTTCTTCTATTGCTTTTTGCGCGGGCTTGATTGAAAGATCGTTAACCAGGATGCCTTGCGATTCCAAGTCAATAATATCTTGCTTGTTCGCATCTTCTTTGGCGTAAACCAACACCCTTACTCTTGTGCCTTTTTTTGATGACGCTTCTTTTAATGAACCGATTATCCCTATTCTTTTATCCCTTGCAAACGCGTTGGCTGTTGGCAGGATTAGCATGATTTCGTGACTGGCTTCGTTTACAATGGCCTTGTAGACGCGCTCTGTCTGGTACTGACTGGATATTACTTCAGTCTCTTCGTTGATCCCGGCTTCAATGTCTTGGATCCTTTTTCTGGCATCGGCTCCGCTTTTCCACAATTCTTCAAACACGGATTTGAAATGCTGGACATACAATGGCTCCGTGCTGGTCAACAAGGTTTGAACCATCTTTCCGCCATCCATCGTCTCGATTGTGGCGTTGTACATTTTGTCGCTGACTGCAAAGTACATTGACGGCATGTTTTTCACGTGTCTTATTTCCATGCCAATGTCAAGAAATGTCTTGACAATGTCAATGCTGTCTTTATCGATAAACATAGCCCACCTGATGCCTTTATGCTTGTCGTTGGCCTTCTTTGCCATCAGCTTTTTGTAGATGCCAAAAAACTGGTTGTGGACGAGATGCAGTGCGCCAGTATTTGCGGCAACCATTACTTCGCCAGAGTTATCATGCAGCGCGATGATTCTGCCGCGGATATCCTCGAGATCCTTCAGGACTTTGGTTTCTACAGGAAATAATATTCCTTCTTCAATTTCCCTGATTCTCTGCTCCGCAGGAATCGCCTTTTTCCAAAAGCTGTCAAAGATGTATTGCTGCTGCTCCACCATTTCCTTTGAGTTGCTATACATCAACGCTGGCACGGGCTGGGCCTCGATTACAGTGGTGGCCGAGATATACTCTGTTTCGCTGACTCCGAAATTGCCGTAAAATCCGTCCACATGGCGCACTTGCGCATATTCCATCAGCTTTTTGCAATAAGGGAGATTGTCACGGGTTATCTCTGTTACCCATCTTGTCTTGACGCCTCTCTTTTTCATGTTCTCATAGGCATCCTTGAATACTGAGATAGCAATAGACGGCGCGGTTGAATTCGCGCAGGCGTCCATCCTTTCACGGCAATTGAGAAAAAAATGCATCACCCTTTCTGTCGTATCTTTTGCCTCGCGCAGCACTTCAGTCTTGGTAGCTGGTATATTTTCTTCCAGTTCTCTTATCTTCTGCTCCGCGGGAATTGCGTTGCTCCAAAATATGTCAAAAATATTCTGTTGCTGCTCCACCAGCTCCGGCATGTTGCTATAGACAACTACATCAAATGGTTCTGAAGCCAGGCTTTGCTTGAAAGCTCCGGCATATTCGGACTCGCTGACTGCAAAGCTTCCAGTTATCCCCGCTAAATGTCGAAGCTCTGCGACTTCCATTACTTTTTTGCAGCGTTCAAGATTTTCTTTTGTTATCTCTGTAAGATACCTTATCTTGACCCCTCTTGCCTTGCCATCAAGATAGCCTTTTCGAAGTTTGTCGCTGGCGGAAAGTGTGGGTATTGTCTTATCCGCACAAACGCACCACGTTTTCTTGGCATTTGATTGAAACCGTCGTATGGCCTTGATCGTATTTTCGACACCATAGAACACTTCGGTCTTGACATCAGGCTCCAAACTCGTGTACTAACTAGGTTCAGTGAGAGCAAGATATAAGATCTTGTGACTAATTGTTCTAGGCCAAGGACGCATACATACACGCAAGCGTGTACACAACTAGTTACTGTCGTAAATGCAGACGTACATATACACACACCACGTATGCGGGCGGATTACCCGTTCTAATTCCTACTATTATTATTTAAACAATAAAAGTCAGGTGGTTTCAAGTTTTGTCACGACTTGAGAAAATCCACAATCCGTACACACCACCTTGGTGCCTGCAACGGTCCTGTCGCGAACTTCATGTACAGTCTTTGTATGGCACTTTATGCAAAGCCTGTTTACGGTCTCGGGTTTTGCCATTCTCCCATTAACGGTTGTATGTACTGCCACATTAACTTTAAGGCGCAAGCATGAAATAAGGACAAAAGAGCAAGGCACCTACGCACACACGCACTACTTCGTGGAGGGGTAGCGAAGCCCGGTCAAACGCGCAGGACTCAAGATCAGATGCGCGCACAGGCGACATCATTTACTCCCGCAACACCGACACACGAGCGCGGGATGGGTGATCCCGTCCCTCAGGGGTTCGTGGGTTCAAATCCCACCCCCTCCACCACATTCCTTTTAAAAAAATAAAAAACAAAGGTTCAAATCCTTTTTTTGGCCCACCCAAAAACGTGGCGCGCAAGTCGGCAGTCCTCATCCCGGTCATAATCGCCGCCGTGGCAGTGGGTGGGCTTGGGCTTGTGTTTATCCCGCAGGACATCAAAAACAGAAGCCCGGATTTTCCAAAGGGCACGGTGCGCATAAACGACGACGTGATAACGGTCGAGATTGCGCAGTCGATTGCAGAAAAGCAGCGCTGGCTCACTTTTAGGCAGGACATGCTGCCAACTGACACTGCCATGCTGTTGAAGTACGACAAGCCCGACCTCTACGACATATGGATGCTCAACGTAAACTATAACCTTGACCTGATATGGTTTGACAAGGATGGCAACGCAGTCTATATGAAAAAAGACGTTCCGCCGTGCGGAAACGTGCTTGACCAGCAGGGCTGCACGTACAAGACGACCAAGCCAGCGATGTACATTTTGGCAGGGACCGCAGGGTTTGCAGACGCGCACAGAATAGACATTGGCACCAAGATGAACATCATCTCAGCCTGATTATTATTATAATAACAATATTGTTCAGGATTTTCTGCACGAGAATGTTATATTTTACTTTCATATCAAGAGCGAGAGGAGAAGGACGGGCGCCGGCCATTGGAAGTCAGAAGGTGGCGCGGAGTGGCCGGCGCCCAGTTTGTTTGTGTGTTTATGCAGCTAGCCCAATTCAACCACCGTGTCAGAGATCGATGGAACCATCCTCTTTACAGAGAGGAGCGCACCGGTGGGCACGATTACTTCGGTATTGACGGTGTCCAGCGAAGTCGGCCGGTCGCTATTTTTGAACATCATGAGCACCACGGCGTTCTCACCGATGTCAAGGATGGAATTGTTGTTCTTGTTGACGGTAAAGTAGACTATGGCAGATGTCTCGTTCAGGCCGTTCCCAGCCCACGGAAGCTGGTTTATCATGCCGGCGTTTTTGGCTGCCACGATGGCTGCCGTGCTGTTGGAGTATGTGCCGTTTGTGAGTATTCCCCTGTAGGTGCTCTCAAAGACGAGGTTCTTGCTGTAGTACCTTATGGCGGTGTTGCCTGTCTCGACGTTTACAGACTGTCCGCCTGGCGAGACCTTTATGGGCACGGCGTAGTAGGTGAGCCTGTTCTGCGTAACGTTTCCGTGGCCCGTCACTCCGCCCGTGATTTCCATTGCGCTGCTTGCCTCGTCCAGTCCTGACGCAATCGTAGTCTTTGCCTTTTGCGTGGTTGAGAAACCCATGTTCAAGATGACAAACGAGAGAGCTGCTGCCACCATGACAAAGGCGATCAGCACTATTGCGGATTCAATGCCGATCACGCCACGCCTGAGCTTTTGCCTTTGTTTTGACTTCTTCATATGGCACTGGATTAGGGCTCTGCAGAATTAAGCTCAAGTATGTACTCCAGAACGAGCTAAAAAAGGCAGGTCCTACCACCACTACTCTCGCAACAGGCTCTGCTGCGCCTTGTGCGCGGACGCTCGTCGCATGTATATGAATATTCATGCAAACCTTGTAAAATGCGGATAGCCACCGAGAAAACATACCGGCGTGTCGCTTGAAAATGTTACCAAAAGATTTGTAGATCTTGGACTCTCTGAAGAAGAGGCTGCGGTCCTAAGAGACCTGTACCTGGCAGGAGAATCCAAGGCAGGAGACCTTGCAAGGTCGTCTGGGCTTGCCAGGATAAAGGTATACAGGATACTTGACAGGCTGCAAGAAATGAGCATAGTAGAGTCCACCATGGGCAGACCGGTCATTTTTTCTGCCATTCCTCCGGACAGCGCAATTGAAAGGCTGATAGAGCATGCGGCAAGGAAGCTAGAGACGATGCAGGTCGCACGTGAGGAGGTCATGAAGGAGCTTGCCCGGTTCAAGCTGCAGGCAAGGCCGCAGATTGAGGCCAAGTACAGGATAATCCAGGGCAAGCAGCAGATCTATCCGTGGATAGCCAAGATGGCCGCCTCTGCCGGCACGGAAATCCTAGCATATATCGAGCGGGAG contains:
- the leuD gene encoding 3-isopropylmalate dehydratase small subunit, with product MEPFTVLKSKATPLDRVNVDTDQIVPKQFLKLVSRSGFGQYLFYDWRFDAEGRPRPDFVLNDPKYKGRQILLARDNFGSGSSREHAAWAILDYGFRAVVAPSFADIFYNNCFKNGVLPVRLAAQEVDYLFQDDGLEIEIDLAKQTVRAGQKEMHFEIDDFRKKLLLEGLDSIGLTLKLDSEISKYERQRQTFAPSL
- the leuC gene encoding 3-isopropylmalate dehydratase large subunit, which gives rise to MARQPRTIFEKIWDSHVVHQEKEGGPSLLYIDRHLVHEVTSPQAFDGLRMNHRKVRRPDLTYATMDHNVPTTARSLPIVDQVSATQIRTLADNCREFGITLFDMHSPDQGIVHVIGPELGLTIPGTTIVCGDSHTSTHGAFGAFALGIGTSEVEHVLATQTMWMDKPKTFAVNFEGRRKNKHAVTAKDMVLYLIRTIGTAGGTGSVLEYRGDAISELSMENRMTICNMSIEGGARAGLVAPDETTFDYVRDRRYAPKGEQYERAVEYWKELRTDENAKFDRSITIDTASLAPQVSWGTNPGMVLSVNESVPSPDEFAKGNENERKAAVRALEYMALVPGTPVTDIKLDRVFVGSCTNSRLEDLVEASVVVKGRKVSPSVRAMVVPGSQQVKASAEKLGLDRIFKDAGFEWRESGCSMCLGMNPDILAPGERCASTSNRNFEGRQGAGGRTHLVSPVMAAAAAIAGHFVDVREWL
- a CDS encoding 5' nucleotidase, NT5C type is translated as MSGDNNTFSRAVKTVAIDVDSVLADVMLVWADEYNMRRNAKITKQDIIRWDIPTVLPITPEDVYKYFSHVWKSRWREIPPTEPGIGAVTKRIHRKGYRISIITKRERPTVAYVAKWLDMHKVFADDLLFIYDAVPKANYPFDVLIDDAPKNIIDVVKPKSAILFNQPWNRDFDWPIRVSSLSEAEEKLL
- a CDS encoding sensor histidine kinase; the encoded protein is MEPDVKTEVFYGVENTIKAIRRFQSNAKKTWCVCADKTIPTLSASDKLRKGYLDGKARGVKIRYLTEITKENLERCKKVMEVAELRHLAGITGSFAVSESEYAGAFKQSLASEPFDVVVYSNMPELVEQQQNIFDIFWSNAIPAEQKIRELEENIPATKTEVLREAKDTTERVMHFFLNCRERMDACANSTAPSIAISVFKDAYENMKKRGVKTRWVTEITRDNLPYCKKLMEYAQVRHVDGFYGNFGVSETEYISATTVIEAQPVPALMYSNSKEMVEQQQYIFDSFWKKAIPAEQRIREIEEGILFPVETKVLKDLEDIRGRIIALHDNSGEVMVAANTGALHLVHNQFFGIYKKLMAKKANDKHKGIRWAMFIDKDSIDIVKTFLDIGMEIRHVKNMPSMYFAVSDKMYNATIETMDGGKMVQTLLTSTEPLYVQHFKSVFEELWKSGADARKRIQDIEAGINEETEVISSQYQTERVYKAIVNEASHEIMLILPTANAFARDKRIGIIGSLKEASSKKGTRVRVLVYAKEDANKQDIIDLESQGILVNDLSIKPAQKAIEEGAPRMTVVIIDNRTSLVIELKDDEKESFADAVGTSVFSTSRSIVLSYARIFESLWLETRLVAKLQESDRLQREFINIAAHELRTPVQPILAVIELLKGRFANGNAANVELTTTQLAIMDRNARRLQKLSSEILDATRIEAGTLRMDMEVMDINEKMKNMIADAKSWIPQGQSIDIQFKPLSDESGNPIPLLVKADKLRMFEVISNLIRNAIKFSAEGDVITIMTDRKDSDDDDGMAVVISVKDCGAGISAEVLPRLFTKFSADRERGGTGLGLFIAKNIVEAHGGRIWAENNNSSNDEKGATFAFTLPIHKP
- a CDS encoding DUF192 domain-containing protein, which gives rise to MARKSAVLIPVIIAAVAVGGLGLVFIPQDIKNRSPDFPKGTVRINDDVITVEIAQSIAEKQRWLTFRQDMLPTDTAMLLKYDKPDLYDIWMLNVNYNLDLIWFDKDGNAVYMKKDVPPCGNVLDQQGCTYKTTKPAMYILAGTAGFADAHRIDIGTKMNIISA
- a CDS encoding response regulator, which produces MEQSGTKSILIVDDEKDILTVIEQMLQELNIIVDSFTNPKKALEWFQTNPTKYDLIISDFRMPQMSGLDFIHGIRQLNSAVNIVVMSAFDPSKEEIDSAKSQLRVSEIITKPFNLAQFLDLIKRNMGP
- a CDS encoding archaellin/type IV pilin N-terminal domain-containing protein; translated protein: MKKSKQRQKLRRGVIGIESAIVLIAFVMVAAALSFVILNMGFSTTQKAKTTIASGLDEASSAMEITGGVTGHGNVTQNRLTYYAVPIKVSPGGQSVNVETGNTAIRYYSKNLVFESTYRGILTNGTYSNSTAAIVAAKNAGMINQLPWAGNGLNETSAIVYFTVNKNNNSILDIGENAVVLMMFKNSDRPTSLDTVNTEVIVPTGALLSVKRMVPSISDTVVELG